GATCGCCCCTCGCGGGGGTGACCGGGGGCGCCGCCGGCTCTGAGTTTCCTCTGAGTCCGCTCTGCGGGGTGCCTCTTCAGAGCGCGCTCAGAGCTTCGGCCCGCACAGTGGCGTCCCGGACGAAGGAAAGGACGCACCCATGACCACCCTGTACGAGCGGGCCGCACCGCCCGTGCCGCTCGCCGCCCGGCGCTCCCCGGCCGGCCCGGTACTGGCCCTGCTGTGGGCCGGGGCGGCCGCCGTGCTCGTCCTGTGGTGGACGGGCACCGGTTCGGTGGTCGGTGCGGCGGGGTGGCTGACCGGGGCCGGGCGGATCGCCGGGCTGCTGTGCGGGTACTCCTGCGCGGTGCTGGTCGGCCTGATGGCGCGGGTTCCGCTGCTGGAGCGGCGGGTCGGCTCGGACCGGGTCGCGCGCTGGCACGCGATGGCGGGCCGCTACACCGTCTGCCTGCTGCTCGCGCACATCGGGCTGATCCTCACCGGATACGCCGCCCAGGATAGCGCCTCGCTGTGGCACGAGGCGGTCACGGTGGTCCTGGACTATCCCGACATGCTCAAGGCGACCGCCGGCACGGTGATCCTCCTCGCGGTCGGCGTCACCTCCGCGCGTGCGGTGCGCCGCCGTACCGGCCACGAGTTCTGGTACTACCTCCATCTCCTCACCTACGCCGCCGTGTTCCTCGCCTTCGGCCACCAACTGGCCCTCGGCAACGACCTGAGCGGCAACGCCGTGGCCACGGCCGCCTGGTACACGCTGTATCTGGGCGTGGCGGCACTGGTGCTGTGGTTCCGGATCCTCACCCCGGTGCGGCTGAACCTCCGGCACCGGCTGCGGGTGGAGTCGGTGCACCAGGAGGCGCGGGGCGTGTGGTCCGTCGTCGTGGCGGGCCGGAAGCTCGATCAACTCGGTGCGCAGGCGGGGCAGTTCTTCCGCTGGCGGTTCCTCGCCGAAGGTCTGCGCTGGACGTCCACGCCGTACTCCCTGTCGGCGCCGCCCCGTTCGGACCGCATGCGGATCACGGTCAAGGCGCTCGGCGATCACAGTGCGGCCGTGGCATTGCTGCGGCCGGGCACGCGAGTGTGGGCGGAGGGGCCGTACGGCTCGCTGACCGGGGACCGGCGGACCTCGTCGAAGGCACTGCTGATCGGGGGCGGGGTCGGTATCACCCCGCTGCGGGCGCTGTTCGAGACGCTGCCGGGCGAGGTGACCCTCCTGTACCGGGCGCGCACGGTCGAGGACCTCGCGCTGGGCGGGGAGTTGGAGGCCGTCGCACGGTGGCGCGGCGCGAAGGTGCACTACGCGCTCAACGGGCCCGACGGACAGCGGCCGAGCATCACCGCCGGGTCGCTCCGGGCGGCGGTCCCCGACCTGGCCGGCCACGACGTCTATCTCTGCGGTCCGCACGGCTTCGCCCAGGACCTGTACGAGGAGCTGCGCGCCGCCGGTGTCCCGGACCGCCGGATCCATCACGAGTCGTTCGAACTCTGAGTGCCGGGAGGCCGTGGAAGTGCACGCGTTGAAGAAGAACCGCCCACTGCGCCGGATCGTCCTGGCGAGCGCCGCCACCGTCTGCGGGACGGTGATGCTGCTGTCGCTGAAGCCGCACACGTCGGCGCAGGCGACCCTGGTGCTGCCCGCGCCCGCCGGCAGCGCGAGCGCGGCCGGCGGCTCCGGATCGGCCACCACCGGCACGAGGACCGTCACCGGCGACACGGTCCA
This is a stretch of genomic DNA from Streptomyces sp. NBC_00285. It encodes these proteins:
- a CDS encoding ferredoxin reductase family protein; its protein translation is MTTLYERAAPPVPLAARRSPAGPVLALLWAGAAAVLVLWWTGTGSVVGAAGWLTGAGRIAGLLCGYSCAVLVGLMARVPLLERRVGSDRVARWHAMAGRYTVCLLLAHIGLILTGYAAQDSASLWHEAVTVVLDYPDMLKATAGTVILLAVGVTSARAVRRRTGHEFWYYLHLLTYAAVFLAFGHQLALGNDLSGNAVATAAWYTLYLGVAALVLWFRILTPVRLNLRHRLRVESVHQEARGVWSVVVAGRKLDQLGAQAGQFFRWRFLAEGLRWTSTPYSLSAPPRSDRMRITVKALGDHSAAVALLRPGTRVWAEGPYGSLTGDRRTSSKALLIGGGVGITPLRALFETLPGEVTLLYRARTVEDLALGGELEAVARWRGAKVHYALNGPDGQRPSITAGSLRAAVPDLAGHDVYLCGPHGFAQDLYEELRAAGVPDRRIHHESFEL